The Flavobacterium sp. 102 genomic interval ATTCCATTTATTGGTGGTTACCATGCCTTTCTTATCGTCAAAAATTACGAATTGGGCTGTATTCGGACCGGATTCTCCTTGGTTTAAAGCTTCGATTTCTATTTTGTTGATTCCTTCGTTTAAGTCTAAATACACTTCTTTGAAACTAACTTCTAATAAAATAGCATCAACCACAATTTTATCATTTAGCCAAATTCTAACCAAATCTCCGTCAGGCGCTTCGTGGTCTCTGCAAGCAATACTAATGACCTTAGAGCCTGTTTTAAATTGGCCTAAAAAACTATCACTCTTGAATTTTTCCAGAATTTCACCATCACTACTTTTCCTATTCATTCTTTCCGTGTAGGGTTTTGAAGGATCTTCAAACTGCTCTTTCTCCATTATATTCTTCTCCTCTTCCGTCTTCTTTTTAAGCAAAGAAACATTCTCTAACAATTTGTCTTTCTTATCAAATATACTCGGATAAGTAATCGATTTTGAGGAAGTTGGAGCAATTTGCCCTGAAGGATTCGTAACAGGAGCTATTTTCAAAGTCTTCTTGGGTTGTTCAAATTGAGCTAACCCCTTAAAACTGAAAATTAATATAAATAATAGCGTAAAACCTGCCTTCATTATAACTTATTTTTGAATAGTGAAAATACTCAATTCTCTAAAAATTACTGCTTTCTATTAACCAAACCTTAACAAATGATTATGAGGAAATTACTAATTTTATTAAGAATTTTGTATTTCCTAAAGCCAAATTTATGCCAAAAAATATTTTCACTCCTATCTTTTTAATTTTATTAACGTTTCAACTCCATTCACAACAAAAATACACCATTAATGGTTTAGTTTCTGATGGTAGAAATAAAGAAACATTAATTGGGGTTTCCTTGTATATAGAAGAAACAAAAACCGGACTAACCACCAATGAATACGGTTTTTATTCTATTACTTTGCCCAAAGGAAATTATACATTATCGGTTAGTTATGTGGGCTACAAAACCATAACAGAAACCATAGAACTTACTCAAGATACCCGGAAAAATTTCTTAATTACTGAAAGCAGCCAACAACTTGACGAAGTCGTAATTGTTCAAAACAGCAAACGCGTGGACGTCAGAAAGCCTGAAATGAGTGTCAACAAACTCACCATTCAGGAAATCAAAGAAATGCCGGTGATATTTGGTGAAGTCGACGTTATCAAATCGATATTAACGCTTCCGGGAGTTACCAATGCCGGTGAAGGACAATCGGGATTCAACGTTCGCGGAGGCGGTGCTGATCAGAACTTGGTTCTATTAGACGAAGCTACCATCTTTAATTCCTCGCATTTATTCGGTTTGTTTTCGGTTTTTAATCCCGATGCCATTAAAGATTTGAAACTCTATAAAGGTGGCATTCCGTCAAGATACGGTGGTCGATTGTCTTCCATCTTAGACATTTACCAAAAAGAAGGAAACAAAGACTCTTTTCACATGAATGGCGGTATTGGACTTATTTCCAGTAGAATTTTAGCCGAAGGACCAATTGTAAAAGGCAAAGGTTCCTTCGTTTTTGCCGGAAGAGGTTCTTATGCACATCTATTTCTAAAACTGGCGGATAATCCAAACTCGGCTTATTTTTATGATTTGAACACCAAATTGAGTTATTCCATCAATGAAAAAAACAATATTTATCTTTCGGGATATTTTGGTAGAGATGTGTTCCAACTGAACAATAGTTTTGTCAACACTTATGGAAATGCGGTTCTCAATTTTAGATGGAATCATTTGTTTTCAGACAAATTGTTCTCCAATATGTCGATGATTTATTCTGATTATTATTACGGTCTCAAATTAGACATCATTGGATTTAATTGGGATAGCGGAATCAAAAACTACAATTTCAAATACGATTTCAAACATTATTTGACTAACAAACTCAAACTTACTTACGGTATACAAACCCATTATTACGATTTCAATCCGGGTAAAATTGAGCCTACCAGTGAAGAATCAGGTATTAATGCAGACCAATTGGAGAAAAAATATGCTTTAGAAAATGCCGTTTATTTAGATGCGGAACACCAAATTTCTAAAAACCTTGCCCTTTCTTATGGTCTTCGATTTAGTTCGTTTCTGCGTTTGGGCCAACAAACGATGAATACTTATGCCAACAATCAACCGGTGACATTTAATTCCCAATTTTTAATCTACGAAAGTGCAGAACCCACCGGAACTGTTAGTTATGGTAAAAATGAAACGATAGCGAATTTTGAAAACCTGGAACCTCGTTTTGCCATTGCTTACACCTTAAATGAAGACCAGTCTGTAAAAGCCAGTTATAACCGAATGTCGCAGTATTTGCATTTGATTTCAAATACGCAATCGCCAACACCTTTGGATGTTTGGGCACCAAGTGACCAATATTTGAAACCTCAGATTTTAGACCAAGTAGCTTTAGGTTATTTCCGAAATATAAGCGATGATTTGTATTCACTTGAAGTCGAAACTTTTTTCAAAAAAATTAAAAATCGTGTCGATTATATTGACGGAGCCAATTTAATAGCCAACGAAGCTATTGAAAGAGTGGTCTTGAACGGAAAAGCAAGAGCTTACGGATTAGAAGTCTTGTTCCGAAAAAACTCCGGTCGTTTCAAAGGTTGGGTTTCTTATACGTTGTCAAGATCAGAACAGCAAGTTGACGGAAGAACTCCGGAAGAAATCGGAATTAACAACGGCAGATGGTATAGAACCGGCTTTGACAAAATGCACAATTTGGCGGTGGTAGCGAATTACAAATTAAATGAAAAATGGCGTTTTAGTTCCAATTTCACTTTGCAAACCGGACAACCTGTGACCTTTCCAACCGGACAATATGAATACCAAGGCATCACAGTTCCGATTTTTAGCTCCAGAAACGAAAACAATTTACCCTTGTACCATCACTTAGATGTCTCGGCTACTTTGACACCAAGAAAAAACAAAGGCAGAAAATGGCAAAGCGAATGGGTTTTCGGGATTTACAACATCTACAACCGAATGAATTCCGCCTCTATTACCTTCAGACAAAATCAAGAAACCGGTAATAATGAAGCCATCAGATTGTCTATTTTCGGAATTGTGCCAAGTGCTACTTATAACATTAAATTTTAAACTATGAAAACCATATATTTTAGTTTGCTGATTGTCCTTTTTTCATTCACCTCTTGTGAAAAAGTCATTGATGTTGACTTATCAACTTCGGAACCAAGGTTAGTAATTGAAGCCTCCATTCAGTGGCTTAACGGAACTCCCGGAAACGAACAAATCGTCAAACTTTCCACTACGACAGATTACTTCTCCGGTGAAATTCCACCGGTTACTGATGCGGTAGTTTACATTACTAACAGTTCCAATGTCGTTTTCAATTTTACCCAAGATACAGAACTCGGAATTTATAAATGCCTTAATTTTATTCCCGTGGTGAATGAAACTTACACTTTAACCGTTATCTATGAAGGCGAAACGTATACTTCTACAGAAAAACTCTTAGATACGCCAACGGTAACCCGAATCGAACAAGATGATGAAGGCGGGATTCTAGGCGATGAAGTTGAAGTGAAATTCTTTTTTGATGATTTAGTCAATGAAACCAATCACTATATGGTTAGAATTGATGATCCTTACAAAGTCATTCCAGAATACGGTGTGATTGAAGATCGTTTTTTTCAAAACAATGAAATGTTTGGTTTGTATTTTAGTGAAGATTTAAAACCAAACGATACTTTAAAATTCACTTTAAACGGAATTACCTTAAACTACTATAATTACATGGACATTTTATTGGAACAAACGGGTTCAAATAGTATGGGACCATTTTCTACACCAACCTCAACCGTAAGAGGAAATATAGTCAACCAAACCAATTTCAACAATTTTGCTTTGGGTTATTTCCGACTGAGTAAAACCGAAATTTCAGAGTATATCATTCAGTAAGAAGCACAAAATACTAAGTGTTTTTTAATTACTTTTACCGTAGGAACTTTATGCTTCCGACAGCTAACTCATTACTCAAAAAATGTCATCACATCACATCGTTCGCGACGACCAAGAACCGGCTTTAATTATTGCCAATGGAGAAGCTTGTAGCGCTGAACTATTAGGACAATTGCTTGAATGGTCACCATTGGTCATAGTCTTAGATTCTGCTATTGAACGGGTTTTAGAATTAGGGATTAAAGTTGATGTATTATTAGGCGATTTTGACCGAGGTTTTGATGCTGACTATTACAAAGAAAAACAATATCCGATTGAAATTGTGTACGCGCCCAACCAAGACAAAACTGATTTGGAAAAAGCCTTTGACTATTTAATCGAAAAAGGACATAAAGCAGCGAATGTCATTTGGGCCACCGGAAAACGTGCCGATCACACCATCACTAATTTAACGAACATCGTTGCTTACCGAAATAAACTGAAAGTGGTTATTTTGGACGACCATTCCAAAGTGTTCTTATTACCCAATACTTTTGAAAAATGGTACACAGAAAACACCATTATTTCACTGATTCCCATCGGAAAAGTAAGCGGCATTACCACTCGAAATCTTTTCTATTCATTGACCCAGGAAGAATTGACCATCGGTTACCGAACCGGAAGCAGCAACCACGTTACCACAGACGGAATTGTATCAATTTCCCATACCGAAGGCGATTTATTGCTGATGGAATGTTGGGACTAATTAAAAAAACAACCCTTGAAAACTCAAAACAGTTCAGAAAAAACTACTTTACATCCTAGAAATCCACACCGATTTCGATACGATTTTGAAGCCTTGATCAAAGTTTGTCCGGAGTTGAAAAGTTTTGTTCATACCAACGAACACAAAATAGGCTCGAGCGATAGCGAACAGGCGAAGCAAACCGTGGATTTCAGTAATCCTGATGCTGTAAAAGCACTGAATAAAGCCTTACTGATTTTCCATTACGACATTCAAAATTGGGATATTCCTGCCAACTATCTTTGTCCGCCAATTCCCGGAAGAACTGATTATATTCATTACATCGCAGATTTATTGGCTACAACGAATAACGGAATCATTCCTGAAGGCGAAACTGTAGTCGGTTTGGACATTGGTATTGGTGCCAATTGCATTTATCCGATTATAGGAAATAGCGCTTATGGCTGGAGTTTTGTTGGTACTGATATCGATGAAAAAGCGCTTCAAAATTGCAAAAAAATTATCGCTGAAAACCCAAAGTTAATTGATGCCATTAGTTTACAATTACAAGTCGAACCAAGATTTATTTTCAAAAACATTATTTTGCCCGAAGACAAATTTGCTTTCACCATTTGCAATCCGCCCTTTCACAACTCGGCTGAAGAAGCGGCAAAAAGTGCGTTGCGCAAAGTGAATACTTTAAATGATAAAAAGACCTCAAATCCCATTTTAAATTTTGGTGGTCAAAATGCAGAATTGTGCTGTAATGGTGGCGAAATCGGATTTATTACCCAAATGATTTATGAAAGTGCCAAATATCCGCTGCAATGTTTATGGTTTACGACTTTGGTTTCCAAAAAAGACAATTTGAAAAGCATTTATAAAACGCTAAATAAAGTTAGCGCCGCCGAGATCAAAACCATTGATATGGCGCAAGGCCAAAAGATAAGCCGCTTGGTCGCCTGGACATTTCTTTCGCCAAAACAACAAACCGAAATGATTAATTCGTTAAACTTATGAGTAACCCAAAAATAGAAATCCTCAAATCAGAAATCCTTTCAGACAATTGGTATGTGCTCCGAAAAATCACTTACAACTATCTCAAAAAAGACGGCAATTGGGAAACGCAAATTCGCGAAGCATATGACCGAGGAAATGGCGCCACGATTTTGTTATATAACAAAAAAGCTAAAACGGTAATCTTAACACAACAATTCCGCTTACCAACGTATGTCAATGGCAACGAAACCGGAATGATGATTGAAGCCTGCGCCGGATTATTAGACAAAGACAACGCCGAGGAATGTATCAGAAGAGAAACTGAAGAAGAAACCGGTTATCAAATTTCCGCTGTAGAAAAACTATTTGAAGTTTATATGTCTCCAGGTTCCGTTACCGAAATTGTCCATTTCTTTGCTGCCGAATATACCAAGGACATGAAAGTCAATGATGGTGGCGGAATACAAGAAGAACAGGAAAACATCGAAGTTTTAGAGCTCAATTTTGACCAAGCTTACAACATGATTGCGTCAGGAGAAATCAAAGATGCGAAGACAATTATGTTATTACAATATGCAAAAATCAATGGTTTAGTTTAAATTTTATTCTTTGTAACTTAGCCACTCAGCAACATAGTAACTTGCTCCGCTGCGCTCTACACAATTCGCACTGCGTGCTCGGGTTAGCCACAAATTATTTATTATGAAATTCCAAGTCGTATCCGAATACCAACCTACCGGTGACCAACCACAAGCCATTGACAAATTAGTCAAAGGGATTGTAAGTGGTGAAAAATACCAAACGCTTTTAGGCGTTACCGGTTCCGGAAAGACATTTACTATGGCAAATGTGATTCAGGAAGTCGAGAAACCGACTTTGGTTTTGGCTCACAATAAAACCTTGGCCGCGCAATTGTATTCAGAGTTTAAGCAATTTTTTCCGAACAATTCCGTACAGTATTTTGTGTCTTATTACGACTATTACCAACCCGAAGCCTACATTCCGGTTACCGGCGTTTTTATCGAAAAAGATTTATCCATCAATGACGAATTAGAAAAACTGCGTTTAAGCACTACTTCTGCCCTATTATCCGGCCGTAGAGATGTTTTGGTTGTGGCTTCTGTTTCTTGTTTGTATGGTATCGGAAATCCGGTGGAATTTCAAAAAAATGTAATTTCGATAGACAAAGGTCAAGTGATTTCTCGCACCAAATTATTACACCGCTTAGTCCAAAGTTTATACTCCAGAACTGAAGTGGAATTCACACCCGGAACTTTCAGAATCAAAGGCGACACCGTGGAAATTTTCCCAAGTTATGCGGACGAACCTTTTCGCGTGCATTTCTTTGGCGATGAAATTGAAGAAATTGAAGCTTTTGATCCAAAAACTGCGAAAGTTTTTGAACGCTACGAAAAACTAAATATTTATCCCGCCAATATGTTTGTAACGTCACCCGATGTTTTGCAATCAGCAATTTGGGATATCCAACAAGATTTGGTCAAACAAGTCGATTATTTTAAAGAAGTCGGCAAACATCTTGAAGCCAAACGTTTAGAAGAGCGTACCAATTTCGATTTGGAAATGATACGCGAATTGGGTTATTGCTCCGGCATTGAGAATTACTCAAGATATTTAGACCGTCGACTTCCGGGAACACGACCTTTCTGTTTACTCGATTATTTTCCCGATGACTATTTGATGGTTGTCGATGAAAGTCACGTAACAATTTCGCAAGTACATGCCATGTATGGTGGTGATAGAAGTCGGAAAGAGAATTTGGTCGAATATGGTTTCCGATTACCGGCTGCGATGGACAACCGTCCGTTAAAGTTTGAGGAATTTGAGAGTATGCAAAACCAAGTCGTTTATGTTTCGGCAACACCTGCAGATTATGAATTGCAAAAATCGGAAGGCATTTATGTGGAACAAGTGATTCGTCCAACAGGATTATTGGATCCGATTATTGAAGTACGGCCGAGTTTGAACCAAATTGATGATTTAATCGAAGAAATTCAGTTGCGTTGCGAAGCCGATGAACGCGTTTTGGTCACCACCTTAACCAAAAGAATGGCGGAAGAACTGACCAAATATTTAACCAAAGTTTCGATTCGTTGTCGATACATTCACTCAGATGTTGATACTTTGGAACGGGTAGAAATCATGCAAGATTTGCGCAAAGGTTTGTTTGATGTTTTAATTGGTGTAAACTTACTCCGTGAAGGTTTAGATTTACCCGAAGTATCGTTGGTTGCGATTTTAGATGCAGATAAAGAAGGTTTTTTGCGAAGTCATCGCTCTCTGACGCAAACCGTTGGACGCGCTGCGCGAAACGTCAACGGCAAAGCGATTTTGTACGCTGATAAGATTACCAACAGTATGCAAAAAACCATAGACGAAACCAATTATCGTCGGGAAAAACAAAGCGCTTACAACACTTTACACGGTTTGGAACCAAAAGCATTGAATAAAAGCTTAGGAAATGCTTTGAGTAGCAACTCTGTTTCTACACAATATTTTGAAGATAAAATTGCCAAAGCTGCCGAACCCGAAAGCCTTTATTTATCCAAACCCGAAATCGAAAAAAAAATCCGTGACGCCCGAAAAGCGATGGAAAAAGCGGCTAAAGATTTAGACTTTATGCAAGCGGCAAAGTTTCGCGATGAGATTCAGGCGTTGCAGAGTAAATTAGCGATCACTTAATCGAAAGCTATGAAAAGTATTTTTACCAATAAGGCAGAAACCCCAAACGAAGTCCAACTTCAGGAAGCTTTAGGTAAAACTTATGTTTATTGGCAAACTTTTGCAGAACATACCAAAAAATTATATCCAAAAGCCATCTGTGAATGGAACTTCTCAAGCGAGAAATTCGGTTGGAGTCTCAGAATTAAGGACAAAAAAAGAGTGATTATTTACTTACTGCCAAGGGATAACTTCTTTAAAGTCGCCTTTGTTTTTGGTCAAAAAGCCACTGATGAAATTATGACAAGTAACATCTCTGAATCCATAAAAAAAGAACTGTTAGCCACTAAAGTACATGCTGAAGGTCGTGGCATTCGAATCGACATTAAAGATGAAACTTTACTAAACGATATATTAAATCTCATTGAAATAAAGATCAACCATTAAATAAAAAAGCGTCCTGATTTAGGACGCTTTTTTCATTTACAAGATATCAATCAATCGCTTCGGTTTGGGTAATGCTTCTTGTTTTTTAGGCAAGGTTATCCATAATACTCCGTTCTCATAATTGGCATTGATATCCTCTGTATTCACCGTTTCAGGTAAAGTAAAGGCTCTTCTGAAAGCCGCATAACTAAACTCTCTTCGGGTATATCTTCCGTTATCGTCTTTTTGTTCGTTTTCTGTTTTAACTTCAGAAGAAATAGTCAAAACATTGTGGTCGATTTCAATCACAAAATCGTCCTTAACTTTTCCGGGCGCGGCCAATTCTAAACTGTAATTAGTATCCGTTTCCTTAATGTTAACCGCCGGTATGTTAGTTTGTAAATTTTGGAAACCTCCAAACCAGTCCGGTTTCAAAAACTCATCAATGATTGATGGAAAATTGTTGTAATTTCTTTTAACTAAATTCATGGTTGTAAAAATTTAATGTTAAACACTCTTTTTACAACTGAAAAAACAAAGGATATACCAAGGCTATTTTTAAGCCATTTTGGCAACACAACAAAGTTCAAAAATGAAATTTTGACGTATTTAAGAATTCTTTAACTGACTAAATATCAGTTTAACTGCTCTTGAAAAACTTCGAGTAAAAACTCAGGAGAAATCATTTTGGTTGGAGAAATTGCCATGGCTTTCAATACCCGTTTGATGGCATGCGGATTCAATCCCATGTTGATCCCGATTTCGTGTATTTTAATTTGTTCACGTTCGTGTAACACTCCATCACAATGCATAAGCAAAGCCAATCTGTAGAATTGTTGGATGCGCTCAAACTCCGTTTTAATAACTGTAGGATA includes:
- a CDS encoding TonB-dependent receptor; the encoded protein is MPKNIFTPIFLILLTFQLHSQQKYTINGLVSDGRNKETLIGVSLYIEETKTGLTTNEYGFYSITLPKGNYTLSVSYVGYKTITETIELTQDTRKNFLITESSQQLDEVVIVQNSKRVDVRKPEMSVNKLTIQEIKEMPVIFGEVDVIKSILTLPGVTNAGEGQSGFNVRGGGADQNLVLLDEATIFNSSHLFGLFSVFNPDAIKDLKLYKGGIPSRYGGRLSSILDIYQKEGNKDSFHMNGGIGLISSRILAEGPIVKGKGSFVFAGRGSYAHLFLKLADNPNSAYFYDLNTKLSYSINEKNNIYLSGYFGRDVFQLNNSFVNTYGNAVLNFRWNHLFSDKLFSNMSMIYSDYYYGLKLDIIGFNWDSGIKNYNFKYDFKHYLTNKLKLTYGIQTHYYDFNPGKIEPTSEESGINADQLEKKYALENAVYLDAEHQISKNLALSYGLRFSSFLRLGQQTMNTYANNQPVTFNSQFLIYESAEPTGTVSYGKNETIANFENLEPRFAIAYTLNEDQSVKASYNRMSQYLHLISNTQSPTPLDVWAPSDQYLKPQILDQVALGYFRNISDDLYSLEVETFFKKIKNRVDYIDGANLIANEAIERVVLNGKARAYGLEVLFRKNSGRFKGWVSYTLSRSEQQVDGRTPEEIGINNGRWYRTGFDKMHNLAVVANYKLNEKWRFSSNFTLQTGQPVTFPTGQYEYQGITVPIFSSRNENNLPLYHHLDVSATLTPRKNKGRKWQSEWVFGIYNIYNRMNSASITFRQNQETGNNEAIRLSIFGIVPSATYNIKF
- a CDS encoding DUF4249 family protein — translated: MKTIYFSLLIVLFSFTSCEKVIDVDLSTSEPRLVIEASIQWLNGTPGNEQIVKLSTTTDYFSGEIPPVTDAVVYITNSSNVVFNFTQDTELGIYKCLNFIPVVNETYTLTVIYEGETYTSTEKLLDTPTVTRIEQDDEGGILGDEVEVKFFFDDLVNETNHYMVRIDDPYKVIPEYGVIEDRFFQNNEMFGLYFSEDLKPNDTLKFTLNGITLNYYNYMDILLEQTGSNSMGPFSTPTSTVRGNIVNQTNFNNFALGYFRLSKTEISEYIIQ
- a CDS encoding thiamine diphosphokinase — encoded protein: MSSHHIVRDDQEPALIIANGEACSAELLGQLLEWSPLVIVLDSAIERVLELGIKVDVLLGDFDRGFDADYYKEKQYPIEIVYAPNQDKTDLEKAFDYLIEKGHKAANVIWATGKRADHTITNLTNIVAYRNKLKVVILDDHSKVFLLPNTFEKWYTENTIISLIPIGKVSGITTRNLFYSLTQEELTIGYRTGSSNHVTTDGIVSISHTEGDLLLMECWD
- the rlmF gene encoding 23S rRNA (adenine(1618)-N(6))-methyltransferase RlmF gives rise to the protein MKTQNSSEKTTLHPRNPHRFRYDFEALIKVCPELKSFVHTNEHKIGSSDSEQAKQTVDFSNPDAVKALNKALLIFHYDIQNWDIPANYLCPPIPGRTDYIHYIADLLATTNNGIIPEGETVVGLDIGIGANCIYPIIGNSAYGWSFVGTDIDEKALQNCKKIIAENPKLIDAISLQLQVEPRFIFKNIILPEDKFAFTICNPPFHNSAEEAAKSALRKVNTLNDKKTSNPILNFGGQNAELCCNGGEIGFITQMIYESAKYPLQCLWFTTLVSKKDNLKSIYKTLNKVSAAEIKTIDMAQGQKISRLVAWTFLSPKQQTEMINSLNL
- the nudK gene encoding GDP-mannose pyrophosphatase NudK; amino-acid sequence: MSNPKIEILKSEILSDNWYVLRKITYNYLKKDGNWETQIREAYDRGNGATILLYNKKAKTVILTQQFRLPTYVNGNETGMMIEACAGLLDKDNAEECIRRETEEETGYQISAVEKLFEVYMSPGSVTEIVHFFAAEYTKDMKVNDGGGIQEEQENIEVLELNFDQAYNMIASGEIKDAKTIMLLQYAKINGLV
- the uvrB gene encoding excinuclease ABC subunit UvrB, which produces MKFQVVSEYQPTGDQPQAIDKLVKGIVSGEKYQTLLGVTGSGKTFTMANVIQEVEKPTLVLAHNKTLAAQLYSEFKQFFPNNSVQYFVSYYDYYQPEAYIPVTGVFIEKDLSINDELEKLRLSTTSALLSGRRDVLVVASVSCLYGIGNPVEFQKNVISIDKGQVISRTKLLHRLVQSLYSRTEVEFTPGTFRIKGDTVEIFPSYADEPFRVHFFGDEIEEIEAFDPKTAKVFERYEKLNIYPANMFVTSPDVLQSAIWDIQQDLVKQVDYFKEVGKHLEAKRLEERTNFDLEMIRELGYCSGIENYSRYLDRRLPGTRPFCLLDYFPDDYLMVVDESHVTISQVHAMYGGDRSRKENLVEYGFRLPAAMDNRPLKFEEFESMQNQVVYVSATPADYELQKSEGIYVEQVIRPTGLLDPIIEVRPSLNQIDDLIEEIQLRCEADERVLVTTLTKRMAEELTKYLTKVSIRCRYIHSDVDTLERVEIMQDLRKGLFDVLIGVNLLREGLDLPEVSLVAILDADKEGFLRSHRSLTQTVGRAARNVNGKAILYADKITNSMQKTIDETNYRREKQSAYNTLHGLEPKALNKSLGNALSSNSVSTQYFEDKIAKAAEPESLYLSKPEIEKKIRDARKAMEKAAKDLDFMQAAKFRDEIQALQSKLAIT
- a CDS encoding DUF3788 family protein, with the translated sequence MKSIFTNKAETPNEVQLQEALGKTYVYWQTFAEHTKKLYPKAICEWNFSSEKFGWSLRIKDKKRVIIYLLPRDNFFKVAFVFGQKATDEIMTSNISESIKKELLATKVHAEGRGIRIDIKDETLLNDILNLIEIKINH
- a CDS encoding Hsp20/alpha crystallin family protein, with amino-acid sequence MNLVKRNYNNFPSIIDEFLKPDWFGGFQNLQTNIPAVNIKETDTNYSLELAAPGKVKDDFVIEIDHNVLTISSEVKTENEQKDDNGRYTRREFSYAAFRRAFTLPETVNTEDINANYENGVLWITLPKKQEALPKPKRLIDIL
- a CDS encoding TerB family tellurite resistance protein, which encodes MNKYEEKLALLSEMIAFSVVDGRLHEREFLFLTMIADELQVTQEDFKALFHHENYPTVIKTEFERIQQFYRLALLMHCDGVLHEREQIKIHEIGINMGLNPHAIKRVLKAMAISPTKMISPEFLLEVFQEQLN